A DNA window from Centroberyx gerrardi isolate f3 chromosome 3, fCenGer3.hap1.cur.20231027, whole genome shotgun sequence contains the following coding sequences:
- the tnip2 gene encoding TNFAIP3-interacting protein 2, which translates to MDNVSITMDNDMLKDRIRSYNTLNTLYHETRQEIDILNKQIYKKDNLIADLKARLGRYERICINVEDNEPVVIGPSKSLLESLCKEICKLKQKRNETEVRASRQAEISQQEIQRLHAQLREKERELESIRCQPDHEKDQEIQRLRSALEERDRAEATRAVLCTSLAEEADQLRGQLGATVKVCQELLARLEREKKGGAVEEMPQQQKAWETTESSNMSGVNAQISQLQEENQQLKQRVVYVEGLNAKWQKYDSSREEYVRGLCQRLKETGALAVSSSGPGGAGPEPRPGPGLGSGLGPVSSGLLHQEISRLNGLLEEKMSECVRLGREQEEIRRRDQERIQTLEQQVLIYTEDFKSERADRERAQGRIQDLKEEIFQLQQQLHKQGASREARDAAPLCRVHIGHRITSRRHKDSAEHLLRSSAEPPKQPAAATPNPAWSECQGLSELQCPRCLTTFDDRDAVEYLNHCEECAKL; encoded by the exons ATGGATAACGTCAGTATAACTATGGATAACGATATGCTGAAAGACAGGATCCGGAGTTATAACACTTTGAATACTCTCTACCACGAGACGCGACAGGAGATCGACATTTTGAATAAACAAATCTACAAAAAGGACAATTTAATCGCAGATTTGAAAGCGAGGCTGGGGAGATACGAGAGGATCTGCATCAATGTGGAAGATAACGAGCCTGTCGTCATCGGGCCGTCCAAGTCGCTGTTGGAAAGCTTGTGTAAAGAAATCTGCAAACTGAAACAAAAGAGGAACGAAACAGAAGTCAGGGCGTCTCGACAAGCGGAGATAAGTCAACAA gAGATCCAGAGGCTGCACGCGCAGctcagagagaaggagagggagttGGAGAGCATCCGGTGTCAGCCGGACCATGAGAAGGACCAGGAGATCCAGCGGCTGCGGTCGGCGCTGGAGGAGCGGGACCGGGCCGAGGCCACCAGGGCCGTGCTCTGCACCTCGCTGGCCGAGGAGGCCGACCAGCTGCGCGGCCAGCTGGGCGCCACTGTCAAGGTGTGCCAGGAGCTGCTGgccagactggagagagagaagaagggaggagcaGTGGAGGAGATGCCTCAGCAGCAGAAGGCTTGGGAG ACGACAGAGTCTTCTAACATGAGCGGTGTTAATGCCCAGATCTCTCAACTTCAGGAGGAGAATCAACAGCTAAAGCAGCGAGTGGTATAT GTGGAAGGCCTGAATGCTAAATGGCAGAAGTACGACTCCAGCAGGGAGGAGTATGTCAGAGGCTTGTGCCAGAGGCTGAAGGAGACGGGCGCCCTCGCTGTCTCCAGCTCTGGTCCGGGAGGAGCGGGGCCCGAGCCGAGGCCCGGTCCGGGCCTGGGGTCCGGCCTGGGACCCGTCAGCAGCGGACTGCTTCATCAGGAGATTTCCAGGCTCAACGGCTtgctggaggagaagatgagcgagtgtgtgaggctgggcagagaacaggaggagatcCGGAGACGAGACCAAGAGCGCATTCAGACACTGGAGCAGCAG GTCCTCATCTACACAGAGGACTTTAAGTCGGAGCGTGCCGACAGAGAGCGAGCGCAGGGCAGGATCCAAGACCTGAAGGAGGAGATTTTTCAGTTGCAACAGCAGCTGCACaaacag GGAGCGAGCAGAGAGGCCAGAGACGCGGCGCCCTTGTGTCGCGTACACATCGGACACAGAATCACCTCAAGGCGGCACAAGGACTCCGCGGAACATTTGCTAAGGAGCAGCGCCGAGCCGCCAAAACAACCGGCGGCAGCGACGCCGAACCCGGCCTGGAGCGAATGCCAGGGCCTGTCAGAGTTACAGTGCCCGAGGTGCCTCACCACGTTCGACGACAGGGACGCGGTCGAGTACCTGAACCATTGTGAAGAGTGCGCCAAATTATGA